From the genome of Pseudomonas sihuiensis:
GAACGGTCAGACCCTGGGCGAACTGGACCTGCTGCTGCGCGACGCAGAAGGCGAACACCATCTTGAATTGGCAGTGAAGTTCTATCTCGGCACGGACGGCAGCGACGCCGCTGACTGGCTAGGCCCGGGCAGTCATGATCGGCTCGATCTGAAACTGAGCCACCTCGCGCAGCACCAGTTACCCCTGTCTTCGCGCAGCGAGGCACGGGGAGCGCTGAACGACCTGCAACTGGGCGAAACCCGATCCGCCTTCTGGCTCGGCGGCTACCTGTTCTATCCCTGGCCCGACGACTCCCCCGCGCCTCACGGCGCCACGTCCGAACACTGCCGGGGGCGCTGGCTGTACCAGCGCGACTGGAATGACTTCGCCGCGACGAAGCCAGGCGCGCACTGGCAGCCGCTACCGCGACTGGCCTGGCTAGCGCCGGCTCTGGTGAATGCCGACGGGGTCTGGTCTGATGAAATGCTCCAGCAATGGCTGAGCACGTTGCGCCCGGAGGCTCAGGCGCAACTGCTGGTACGACTGGAGGAGGATCACGCCGGGGATTGGCGGGAGGTGGAGCGGATCTTTCTGGTCAATGATCAGTGGCCGACGCACTCGTAGCCCGGATGCAATCCGGGACGCATGCGTCTGCAATCCCCGGATTTCATCCGGGCTACGCTTGCCCCAGAGCCTGCGCCGATCAACGGCTACGTTCGGTACGCCCACCGGAACGGGCCAGATACCCTGCGCCGCTCTCACAGAGCAGCGCATCGCGTTGCACCGCCGGCAAGGCGTCCAGGCCACCGCGCAAGGCGTAAACGCTGTAACCCAGCTGCGAGAGCAGAAACACCGCGCCGCTGCTGCGTTTGCCACTGTCGCAGTAGCACAGGTAGGTGCGTGATCGCTCCAGCAGGCGCGCCTTCAGACGCAACAGCTGCAGCGGCATATGCAGCGCTTGCGGCGCATGCGCCTTTTCGTACTCTTCCAGCAGGCGTACGTCGAGCCACTGCGCGCCCTGCGTCAGCAACCTGGCGCCCTCGCCCAGCGACACCTCGGCCACCACGGGCGCCTTGAGCAGGGCAAAGAAATCCTGACGATCCAGACGCAACACACTGCCGGCCTCGACCATGGTCACCGTGGCATTTCGCGGCCGGTCGGCAAGCAGGGCCTCCTCGCCGAAACAAGCGCCAACCTCCAGCTCCGCCAGCACCTGGTGCTCGCTACCAGCGCCCCGAATCACCTCGGCGCGGCCGCTTTCCAGGAAATAGCAGCAATCGCCAGTGGCACCCTCTTCGATAATCTGGCTGCCAGCCGCCAGCTCGATCTTCTGCAAGCGAGCGAGCATGTTCTGCACGTTGGCCGGCGGCACCTTGGCAAACAACGGGTTTTCCAACAGCCGCTCCAGCCACTCGACATCGGCGCCACTCTGCTGCAGCGCCAGCAACAGGTCCTGATGCGCCAAGCGCCAGGTCAGCAGGCGATCGAGCGTGGCACTGTCGATCATCAGCACGCTGACATCGCTCACGGCGCGGGCGTCATGTAACCGCGGCAGGCCGGGCGACAACGGGTGGCAGCTGATCTCGCTACCAGCCTGCACCCTCTGCGTTCTGCCCTCGGCATCCTGCAGCTGCAACTCGCCGGCCAGCAGATAGCAGGTCAGGCGCGCCTGATCCCCCCGACGAAACAGCAGTTGCCCGGCCAACAGAGGCTGCGGCACCAGCTGGCTACGCAACTCGCGCCACTGCTGCTCGGAAAGCACGTTGAGCGGCGTCAGGCTGCGCAGTTGTTCGGGGGTAAGGGGTTCGCTCATGAGGATTTCCAGGCTCCGCTGGTCAGACCTGAGTGTAGTCGGCGCTGGCGCCCATCAACACCCGACGCCCTTGCAAGCCGCCAGTATGAATGAATATCAGCCGACTGCCGCGCGCAAGATGACCGCGCTTGCAGAAATCGCGCAGCGCCATAAGCGCCTTGCCGGTATACACAGGCTCCAGCGGCACACCGCTGGCCTGCTCAGTCTCCAGGATGAACTGGCGCAGTGGCTCGTCGAGCCGGGCAAAACCGCCGCGCGCGGCGTCGATCAGTTGGCAGCGTCGCTCCGACGCCCCGGCCTCGTCCAGCAGCCTGGCGACCTGAGTGGCGACGCCGTGGTCGCTCGGTACCGCCTGCGCGCCGAACACGCAGCGCCGAACATCACCCAGCAGCACACCGGCCAGGGTGGTGCCGGTCCCCGTAGCCAGCCACCAGGCATCGAAATCAGGCCAGCCGATATCGGCCAACTGCGCTTCGGCCATCGCCACCAGACAGCTACAGCCACTAGCGCCGTGAAGGCCCAGACCGCCCTCGCTGATCACCTGGAAACCCGGATAGCGGGCGAGCCAGGGCGCCCAGAAGTCCGGCTGATGCCGCGCACGGTAGCCGCTGTAACCCAGCCAGTGCAGCGCCATGCCCATGCGCTGCAGATCATCGACGGTCGGGGTCTGCTGCGCTTCACCACGCAACAGACCGACGCAGGCGAAACCGAAACGCCGGCCCGCAGCGGCCAGCGCATGCAAATGATTGGAGTGCGCTCCCCCCAGGCTGATCACCCCCTGCGCACCAGCCGCAGCGGCCTGCTCAAGATAGGGCGCGAGCTTGAACCACTTGTTGCCGGACAGCAGTGGGTCGACAAGATCCAGGCGCAGGCAAGCGAGCTCGACGCCGGCGGCCTCGAGCCAGTCCAGTTGCAGAGGTTGTAGCGGCGCCCGCGGGCGCCAGGTGGGAATCCGTATTGGCAAGGTCAGCTGACGGTGCGCAGACGACTGCTCGCCTTGTGCCGCGCGCAGCAGTTCGAATCACCCAGGGTGAAACGGCTGGGCGTATCGACGCGATCGATGGGAATGGCGCAGCGCTCCCCACTGGGCAAGGATGCGTCGCAGCTGGGCTGCTGATAATGCGCCAACCAGTGCCGATACTGATCTTCGGAAACGAAGCATTTGCCAGCGGCGTAGGCCATGGGATTGTCCTGATAGCGGGCGACATCCTGCAGGGGAATGGTCAGGTGCCCGGCGCCGGGATGGTACACCACGAATACCACGCCAAGCTTGGCCAGACGATCGAGCACCTGGTCACCGCCCTGACTGGCGAATGCATCGCGCTCACGCTTGAGGCGTTCGATTTCCGCTTGCAACTGGGCATCCAGCTCGTTGCGATAGGCCAGTTCGACGTCGCGTATGGCGATCTGTTCCTTGTACTCCGCCACAGCCGCAGCGACCTTGGCGCGCATTTCACCATCGTACTGCGCACGCAGGATATCGCCCTCGGTACGACCATGACGCTCGAGGGCACGCAGTTGTTGAGTCATTTCCTCACGGCTGCTCTGGAAACTTTCGGCCTGGGCGGCCAGTTGCGCCTTGAGGTTGGCGTTGAGCTCCTCCTGCTGGCGCAGCGCCTGATGCAGCCCATGGATCTGCGCCTGCAGATTCTTGCTCTGCTCCTCGCTGGCCAGTTTGAACTTGGCCAGTTCGTCTTCATGCTGCTGGGTCAGGCTGGTGATGCGCAGGCGCTGCTGCTGAATCAGCTGCGCGGTCTTGGCGCGATGTTCATGATCCATCTTCTGCGCCAGTTGCTCGGCCACTTCCTTGGCCGGATCCGGCGCATACCATTTGTCTTCGGAAGCTACCTGCAAACGCTCGGCAACCACCGACTGGGCACTGTCGTCCTCGATCAGGAGCCCTAGCTGGTTACGTTTGACTGCATCGCGCAGCAAAACCAGATCGTTTTGCCCCGGCGCCAGGCTGGGGTCCCACAGGTGCATCTGGTGCCAGGACACCGGGCACTGACTGCGACAAGCCAGACGAATCGGCCCGGCGCCGAGGTCCGGGCCACGGCCGGCACGTTCTGCCAGATGTTGCAGAGGAATGTTCCAACCCTTGTCGGGGCGACCGTCCTCGTCGAAATCCAGAAAGAAGAATACCGCCGCCCTCACCAGCAGCCGCGGGTTGATCACCACGAATACCGCGCGCATCTGTTCGTCGGCGAACTCGGGCATGTTCACCACACCATCGAGCAAGGCTTCGAACTCAGGGAACATCATCTGTTTGCAGATACCGCGTTCACTGAAGAACATCACGGCTTCCACCATCTGCGGCTTGTTCTGCATGCTCATTGAGGACCCTCTGGACCAACCGGGAATACGCGCGCGCATAGTCGCGTGCCGGAGCAGCGCATACTCCGGTACTGATATCGTCCTTGATATCTGAGGCAAGTCTAGGGGAAAACCCGACCACAGCAATGTGACTGGGTTGGCACTCACTCTGCGAGCCAGGCCGAATAGACCACCGCTTAGCGCAAAAATGTGACAAGACCGGAAAGTACGAAAGCTGCCAGCGGTCCGGTCCGCCTGGATGGTTAACAGCCTGCCAAGCACAACTCGATCGGCGGATTCTTGCTTTTCACCCATGCCTCACAAGCGGAATTTTGCCTATTCCAGCCAGTGCCATTGGGCTCATCCGCTCTAGAGCGGTGGTCCGACAACCTGGCACGTGACCTGCTCTGGCTCTTACAAGCTCGCGCGCCTGTCGCGCGGCCGGACTGATAAAAAAGACAAGAGGTCAGCCATGTTCCGCCATCACTTCACTGCCAACCCCTCATCGTTCAATCCGCTTCGCGAGTGCCTATCCCGGCGCCAGAAGACTGCCTGCACAGCACTGCCGCGTCCTTAGCTAAAAATAACAACAACGGAGAATTCTCATGTACTTAGCCAAGCGCCTTGGCCTGCTCGCCGCTGCCGCGATTTTGGCCAGTAGCCCCAACGCTCACGCCAACCCAACCTCGATCAACATCCTTACCGGCGGTACCAGTGGCGTTTATTACCCGCTGGGCATGAGCCTGTCCGAGCTTTACAGCGAGCGTATCGCAGACTCGACCACCAGCGTGCGGGCTACCAAGGCCTCGGTGGAGAACCTCAACCTGCTGCAGATCGCCCGTGGCCAGTTGGCCTTCGCCCTGGGCGACTCCGTTGCCGATGCCTGGAAAGGCGATGAAGAAGCTGGCTTCAGAGCCCCGCGTGATCGCCTGCGCGCTATCGCCGGGATCTACCCGAACTACATCCAGATCGTTGCCAGCAAGGCATCGGGGATCACCAGCCTGGAGGATCTGCGCGGCAAACGTATTTCCGTCGGGGCGCCGCGCTCGGGTACCGAGCTCAACGCCAGGGCCATTTTCAAGGCCGCGGGTCTCAGCTACGCGGATATGGGCCACGTCGAATTCAAGCCCTACGCCGAATCGGTCGAACTGATCGAGAAAGGCCAACTGGACGCCACCCTGCAGTCGGCCGGCCTGGGTATGGCGGCGATTCGCGACCTGGCCGAACGCGTGCCGATCACCTTCGTCGCCATCCCAGAGCAGGTGGTGTCACGTATCGGCAGCAGCGCCTATCAGTCGGGCACCATTCCTGCCGGCACCTACAAGGGCCAGGCCAACGACGTGACGACGGCGACCATCACCAACGTTCTGGTCAGTCAGACCAGCGTTTCCGACGCCGTGGCCTATCAGATGACCAAGTTGCTCTTCGAGAACCTCGACCGACTGGCCGAAGCGCATCCAGCCGCCAGGGACATCAGACTGGAACGGGCGACCAGTGGTCTGCCGATTCCGCTGCACCCCGGCGCCGAGCGCTTCTATCGTGAGGTGGGCGTTCTCAAGTAGAGCGCCCCTCAGCCCTTGGCGGCTGCGAGAAAGGGTGCCAGGCGCTGCGCCATTTCCGCGCCGAGCGCCTGCAGTCCGCTCATCGGGCGCACCATCACCTCGAACTCGACGATTCGTCCCGACTCGTCGAAGCGAATCATGTCGATGCCCTTCAACTCGCGCCCGCCAACCTTCGCGGAAAACTCCAGCACCACACTGAGGCCATCGGCAGTAGCCAGTTCGCGGTGATAGGCAAAATCTTCGAACACCTTGAGCACGGTATTGAGGATCAGATTGACCACCTGCGCGCCCGGATAAGGGGTGTGCGCCATGGGCGAACGGAACACCGCCTGAGGGTGCAGCAACTCGGGCAAGGCACTCAGGTCCTTGGCGGCGACGAACTGGTGCCAGCGTGCCAGGCTGGCTGCGGCGGATGGGTTGAGTTGAGCATCGAGCGACATGGGCGTCTCCTTGTTATTCTCAGCCACTAAGCAGACGCCCCGCACAAGGCGGGGCGTCGGTTCGATCAGAGTTCGGCCGCCAGGCGCGAGCCCTGGTTGATCGCCCGCTTGGCGTCAAGCTCGGCGGCGACATCCGCACCGCCGACCAGGTGCACACGCTGGCCGGCATTTTCCAGACCTTCCTGCAGCTCACGCAGCGGGTCCTGGCCAGCGCAAACGATCACGGTATCGACTGGCAGCACCTGCTGCTCGCCACCAGCAATGCGGATATGCAGGCCGGCATCGTCGATCTGCACGTACTCGACGCTGTTGAGCATCTGCACGTTCTTGTTCTTCAGGCCGGTGCGGTGAATCCAGCCGGTGGTCTTGCCCAGGCCATCGCCGACCTTGGACTTCTTACGCTGCAGCAGGAATACCTGACGCGCCGCCGGGTGCGGATGCGCCTTGACACCCGCCACGCCACCACGGGCTTCCAGCGCCGTGTCGATGCCCCACTCTTTCCAGAACTCGTCACGGTCGAGGCTGGTGGCCTTGCCTTGGTGCGTGATGAATTCGGACACGTCGAAACCGATACCGCCGGCACCGATGACAGCGACCTTATGCCCGACCGGCTTGCGCTCGAGAATCGCGTCCAGGTAGCTGATCACCTTGGCATGCTCGATACCCGGAATATCCGGGGTGCGCGGGGCAATACCGGTGGCCAGGATGATTTCGTCGAAGCCCCCCTTGAGCAGATCGTCCACCGACACGCGGGTGTTCAGGCGTACGTCGACGCCAGTGGTTTCCAGCTTGCGCTTGAAGTAGCGCAGGGTCTCGAAGAACTCTTCCTTGCCCGGCACGCGCTTGGCCACGTTGAACTGGCCACCGATCTCGCCAGCCGCGTCGAACAGGGTCACAGCATGGCCGCGCTCGGCGGCGACGGTAGAAGCCGCCAGCCCAGCCGGGCCGGCACCGACCACGGCGATCTTCTTCACCGCGGCGGTGGGGATGTAGTTCAGCTCGGTCTCATGGCAGGCGCGCGGGTTGACCAGGCAACTGGTCAGCTTGCCGCCGAAAGTGTGATCCAGGCAGGCCTGGTTACAACCGATGCAGGTGTTGATCTCATCGCTACGGCCTTCGGCGGCCTTGTTGACGAAGTCTGGGTCGGCAAGGAACGGGCGCGCCATCGACACCATGTCGGCATCGCCCTCGGCCAGCACCTGCTCGGCGACTTCCGGGGTGTTGATGCGGTTGGTGGTGATCAGCGGAATCGACACCTCACCCTTGAGCTTGGCGGTGACCTTGGTGAAGGCCGCACGCGGCACCTTGGTGGCGATGGTCGGGATACGCGCCTCGTGCCAGCCGATACCGGTGTTGATCAGGGTGGCGCCGGCCTGCTCGATGGCCTTGGCCAGCAGCACGATCTCGTCCCAGGTGCTGCCACCCTCGACCAGATCGAGCATCGACAGGCGATAGATGATGATGAAGTTCGGGCCGACCGCCTCGCGCACGCGGCGGACGATCTCCACCGGCAGGCGCATGCGGTTCTCGTAGCTGCCGCCCCAGCGGTCGGTACGATGGTTGGTGTGGGCGACCAGGAACTGGTTGATGAAATAACCTTCCGAGCCCATCACCTCGACACCGTCATAACCGGCCTGCTGGGCCAGCGCCGCGCAATTGACGAAGTCGGCGATCTGCTTCTCGATGCCCTCTTCGTCCAGCTCGCGCGGCTTGAACGGGTTGATCGGTGCCTGGATGGCGCTCGGCGCCACGGACTTGGGGCTATAGGCATAACGCCCGGCGTGCAGGATCTGCATGCAGATCTTGCCGCCCGCCTCGTGCACGGCCTGGGTGACGATCTTGTGCTTCTCGGCCTCTTCCACCGTGCTCAGCTTGGCAGCGCCGGAATACACGCCGCCCTCCTCGTTCGGGCCGATGCCGCCGGTGACCATCAGGCCGACGCCGCCACGGGCGCGCTCGGCGAAATAGGCCGCCATGCGCTCGAAGCCGCCCGGCTTCTCTTCCAGGCCAGTGTGCATGGAGCCCATCAGCGTACGGTTGCTCAGCGTGGTGAAGCCGAGGTCGAGCGGGGCCAGCAGGTGCGGGTAACGAGCAGTCATGGAATTCTCCACATCGCGGTGCAGTTCACGGATTGCCGCGGTCTCATGGTCACGCGGTCGGTTATGGAGCCAGACGATAAATAGGCTGCCAGCCATGCTCAATGATCAAAACTAACAAGATAATGATCAAAACTAGCAATAGAGGTTGGCAGCACGGCTCGACCGACCTAACCTGCACCGCAACCAAACTGAAAAAACCAATGCGCCTACTGATCACCCTTCTGCTCGCGCTCGCACTGCTGACCGGTCTTGGCAGCTACGCCCACTGGATCGCGCAGCGCCCCAGCAGCCATTACCTGTCCGACCTGCGCAGCCAGGTCGCGCTCGATATTGGTGAGCCCGGCACACGCGGCAACCTGCTGGGCATCCAGCCGGAACTGTTCGCCGCCGACTACCAGAGCCTCGCGCGACTGCGCCTGAAGCTGGCCGCCTACCTGGATCACGCCCGTGACCAAGGCATGCTCAACGAACGCACCGTCGTCGTGCTGCCCGAACATATCGGCACCTGGCTGCTCGCCGTCGGCGAGAAGGAAGAGCTCTATCGCGCCACCGAGCGCCGTCAGGCCATGCACTGGATGGCGGCGAGCAATCCACTGGATTTTCTCGGCGCACTGTTCAGTGCTGGAAGCGACGCGCGCCTGGACGACGCCATGTTGCGTACCAAGGCCAAGGCCATGGCGCGCGACTATCAGCAGCTGTTTGGCGATCTGGCCCGTGATTACCAGATCACCCTGGTTGCAGGGTCCATCGTTCTGCCCGAGCCCCGCGTGGAACGGGGCCGCCTCGAAGTCGGTCGTGGGCCGCTGTACAACGTCAGCCTGGTATTCGATCAGGCCGGTAACCCGCAGGGCCAGCCGCAACGCCACGCCTTCAGTGCCGGCGCACTCGCCACCAGAGCGCCGGAAGCCCTGCAGGTGCTGGAGACCCCGGCAGGCCGGCTTGGCGTACTGCTAGGCGGCACTATCGAACAGTTCCAGGCGAAGGCAATCGATGGCGAGGCAGTAGAGCTGCTGGCCATGCCCAGCGACCTGGATGGCCTGACGGACGACGCCGATTTCACCGAACAGCTGCAGGCTCACGGCATTCGTGCGGGAGTGAAAGTCCATCTGCGCGGCCGATTGTGGGAGCGTAGCGGTCAGTCCCAGGCGCTCGCCTTCGATGCCGGACGCAGCGAACGAGGCGCCAGCGAGCGCGGCGCGCAACTGATCAATCTATGGCTATAAAAGCATCACGCGTTCGCCTCGGCGATCTCTCCGTCGGCTTCACCCAGGCGCTGGCCGACGCATTGCGCGAACAGGGTCAGCGCCCCGAACCCCTGCTCGAGCAATTTGGCCTAGATGCCGCACGGCTCAGCGAGCCGCGCGCACGCCTGTCGATCCCGCGCTTCATGCGCCTTGGCCATAGCGCCATCGCCCTGTGCGACAACCCCGCTCTGGGCCTGGAAATGGGCCGTCACAGCCGCCTCAGCCAGGTTGGCCTGGCCGGCATCTGCGCCGCGCAGGCGCCTGATCTGCGCGAAGCGGCACGCACCCTGACCCGCTTCGAGCCGTTGTACGCCGCCAACTATCGCGGCCGTTCGGGCTTCAGCGAGGATGCGCGCGGCGCCTGGCTGCATTTCTATTCCATCAGCCCCTACAACGCCTACAACCGTTTCGTGGTGGACTCGGTGCTGGCCGGCTGGCAGACCAACCTGAGGCAGGTGGTCGACCGATCCATCACCGCGGAAAAGGTCGAGATCGAATTTCCTGCACCGGACTACGGCGAACGCTACGAAGCGCTGTTCGGCTGCC
Proteins encoded in this window:
- a CDS encoding DUF1853 family protein; the encoded protein is MTAPDSLHDLLLGLRTPAVRDLAWALFSPPMLGETPKVQRHPLQASCWTRQPQRLADWLVQQDNDAGALHAWLAAKPVRRLGLYYERLWQFALHAAPDVEVVAANLPIRQNGQTLGELDLLLRDAEGEHHLELAVKFYLGTDGSDAADWLGPGSHDRLDLKLSHLAQHQLPLSSRSEARGALNDLQLGETRSAFWLGGYLFYPWPDDSPAPHGATSEHCRGRWLYQRDWNDFAATKPGAHWQPLPRLAWLAPALVNADGVWSDEMLQQWLSTLRPEAQAQLLVRLEEDHAGDWREVERIFLVNDQWPTHS
- a CDS encoding cyclic nucleotide-binding domain-containing protein codes for the protein MSEPLTPEQLRSLTPLNVLSEQQWRELRSQLVPQPLLAGQLLFRRGDQARLTCYLLAGELQLQDAEGRTQRVQAGSEISCHPLSPGLPRLHDARAVSDVSVLMIDSATLDRLLTWRLAHQDLLLALQQSGADVEWLERLLENPLFAKVPPANVQNMLARLQKIELAAGSQIIEEGATGDCCYFLESGRAEVIRGAGSEHQVLAELEVGACFGEEALLADRPRNATVTMVEAGSVLRLDRQDFFALLKAPVVAEVSLGEGARLLTQGAQWLDVRLLEEYEKAHAPQALHMPLQLLRLKARLLERSRTYLCYCDSGKRSSGAVFLLSQLGYSVYALRGGLDALPAVQRDALLCESGAGYLARSGGRTERSR
- a CDS encoding 1-aminocyclopropane-1-carboxylate deaminase/D-cysteine desulfhydrase; protein product: MPIRIPTWRPRAPLQPLQLDWLEAAGVELACLRLDLVDPLLSGNKWFKLAPYLEQAAAAGAQGVISLGGAHSNHLHALAAAGRRFGFACVGLLRGEAQQTPTVDDLQRMGMALHWLGYSGYRARHQPDFWAPWLARYPGFQVISEGGLGLHGASGCSCLVAMAEAQLADIGWPDFDAWWLATGTGTTLAGVLLGDVRRCVFGAQAVPSDHGVATQVARLLDEAGASERRCQLIDAARGGFARLDEPLRQFILETEQASGVPLEPVYTGKALMALRDFCKRGHLARGSRLIFIHTGGLQGRRVLMGASADYTQV
- a CDS encoding TAXI family TRAP transporter solute-binding subunit, whose translation is MYLAKRLGLLAAAAILASSPNAHANPTSINILTGGTSGVYYPLGMSLSELYSERIADSTTSVRATKASVENLNLLQIARGQLAFALGDSVADAWKGDEEAGFRAPRDRLRAIAGIYPNYIQIVASKASGITSLEDLRGKRISVGAPRSGTELNARAIFKAAGLSYADMGHVEFKPYAESVELIEKGQLDATLQSAGLGMAAIRDLAERVPITFVAIPEQVVSRIGSSAYQSGTIPAGTYKGQANDVTTATITNVLVSQTSVSDAVAYQMTKLLFENLDRLAEAHPAARDIRLERATSGLPIPLHPGAERFYREVGVLK
- a CDS encoding nuclear transport factor 2 family protein, which codes for MSLDAQLNPSAAASLARWHQFVAAKDLSALPELLHPQAVFRSPMAHTPYPGAQVVNLILNTVLKVFEDFAYHRELATADGLSVVLEFSAKVGGRELKGIDMIRFDESGRIVEFEVMVRPMSGLQALGAEMAQRLAPFLAAAKG
- a CDS encoding NADPH-dependent 2,4-dienoyl-CoA reductase — protein: MTARYPHLLAPLDLGFTTLSNRTLMGSMHTGLEEKPGGFERMAAYFAERARGGVGLMVTGGIGPNEEGGVYSGAAKLSTVEEAEKHKIVTQAVHEAGGKICMQILHAGRYAYSPKSVAPSAIQAPINPFKPRELDEEGIEKQIADFVNCAALAQQAGYDGVEVMGSEGYFINQFLVAHTNHRTDRWGGSYENRMRLPVEIVRRVREAVGPNFIIIYRLSMLDLVEGGSTWDEIVLLAKAIEQAGATLINTGIGWHEARIPTIATKVPRAAFTKVTAKLKGEVSIPLITTNRINTPEVAEQVLAEGDADMVSMARPFLADPDFVNKAAEGRSDEINTCIGCNQACLDHTFGGKLTSCLVNPRACHETELNYIPTAAVKKIAVVGAGPAGLAASTVAAERGHAVTLFDAAGEIGGQFNVAKRVPGKEEFFETLRYFKRKLETTGVDVRLNTRVSVDDLLKGGFDEIILATGIAPRTPDIPGIEHAKVISYLDAILERKPVGHKVAVIGAGGIGFDVSEFITHQGKATSLDRDEFWKEWGIDTALEARGGVAGVKAHPHPAARQVFLLQRKKSKVGDGLGKTTGWIHRTGLKNKNVQMLNSVEYVQIDDAGLHIRIAGGEQQVLPVDTVIVCAGQDPLRELQEGLENAGQRVHLVGGADVAAELDAKRAINQGSRLAAEL
- a CDS encoding carbon-nitrogen hydrolase family protein; amino-acid sequence: MRLLITLLLALALLTGLGSYAHWIAQRPSSHYLSDLRSQVALDIGEPGTRGNLLGIQPELFAADYQSLARLRLKLAAYLDHARDQGMLNERTVVVLPEHIGTWLLAVGEKEELYRATERRQAMHWMAASNPLDFLGALFSAGSDARLDDAMLRTKAKAMARDYQQLFGDLARDYQITLVAGSIVLPEPRVERGRLEVGRGPLYNVSLVFDQAGNPQGQPQRHAFSAGALATRAPEALQVLETPAGRLGVLLGGTIEQFQAKAIDGEAVELLAMPSDLDGLTDDADFTEQLQAHGIRAGVKVHLRGRLWERSGQSQALAFDAGRSERGASERGAQLINLWL
- a CDS encoding AraC family transcriptional regulator, with the translated sequence MAIKASRVRLGDLSVGFTQALADALREQGQRPEPLLEQFGLDAARLSEPRARLSIPRFMRLGHSAIALCDNPALGLEMGRHSRLSQVGLAGICAAQAPDLREAARTLTRFEPLYAANYRGRSGFSEDARGAWLHFYSISPYNAYNRFVVDSVLAGWQTNLRQVVDRSITAEKVEIEFPAPDYGERYEALFGCPVEFSAGANRLRLNSETLALRNPQHCPGTWWHLLELCERELEQLTCTRSLRERVIQLLGPLLHGHEPDLQEVARSLHLPSWTLRRKLAEEGTQFRTILNDTRRDLATAYIRDTELAFGEIAYLLGFASAEAFQRAFKRWLGQTPGDYRRAQRRAG